Proteins encoded within one genomic window of Candidatus Woesearchaeota archaeon:
- a CDS encoding BspA family leucine-rich repeat surface protein — protein MKKNKIMSRKAISPVVATALLLVVAVVAVIGFNNWYSTYSSEMFSDMEEDSSSDFGAVGVETVIGDQLYVKNGNLDNLSIAKILVDGEICYENISIESGISNLSLSSCLGNVSTATPQITIMTEEAIIRESIYLEDINLIASSEIPLGSSFISIWNTSIDAGFGSVSAVNQIRLPLQSDGSYNFLVDWGNGTTDTITAYDQAEVLHTYPTPGVYIVNITGLIDGFAFNAGEFWDDDLDDGDKLIEIQQWGSLKLGNNGEYFAGCDNFNVVAIDDLDLSGTTNLSFMFANARDFNADISGWDMSSVTNMTYMFYWANSFNQTLSSWDTSSVTDMSGLFNAASSFNNNVSGWDVSSVTNMYRTFYLATKFNGNVSNWDVSSVTNMGDMFNGGDIFNQSLNSWDVSSVKDMNNMFRNTDVFNQNLSEWNVSSVVNMNGIFGYSLIFNGSISSWDVSSVDSMYGMFQGTTTFNQDLSSWNVSSVTTMHSIFNNAIVFNQDLSLWDVSSVSIYTNYDTGANAWLVGNKPVFS, from the coding sequence ATGAAAAAAAATAAAATTATGTCAAGAAAAGCTATAAGTCCAGTTGTTGCTACTGCTTTATTATTAGTTGTTGCTGTTGTTGCTGTTATTGGTTTTAATAATTGGTATAGCACATATTCTTCTGAGATGTTTAGTGATATGGAAGAAGATAGTTCTTCAGATTTTGGTGCTGTTGGAGTTGAAACAGTTATTGGTGATCAACTTTATGTGAAGAATGGTAATTTAGATAATTTATCTATTGCGAAAATTTTAGTTGATGGAGAAATTTGTTATGAGAATATTAGTATTGAATCAGGTATTTCTAATTTGAGTTTGAGTAGTTGTTTAGGAAATGTTTCTACAGCTACTCCACAAATTACTATTATGACTGAAGAAGCTATTATTAGGGAGAGTATTTATTTAGAGGATATAAATTTAATTGCTTCAAGTGAAATTCCTTTAGGTTCTTCTTTTATTAGTATTTGGAATACAAGTATTGATGCAGGTTTTGGTTCGGTAAGTGCAGTAAATCAAATCAGACTTCCTTTACAAAGTGATGGTAGTTATAATTTCCTAGTTGATTGGGGTAATGGGACAACAGATACTATTACAGCTTATGATCAAGCGGAAGTTCTTCATACTTATCCAACTCCAGGAGTTTATATTGTAAATATTACTGGGTTGATTGATGGTTTCGCATTTAATGCTGGTGAATTTTGGGATGATGATTTGGATGATGGTGATAAACTGATAGAAATTCAACAATGGGGCTCTTTAAAATTAGGAAATAATGGTGAGTATTTTGCAGGTTGTGATAATTTTAATGTTGTTGCTATTGATGATTTAGATTTATCAGGTACTACTAATTTGAGTTTTATGTTTGCTAATGCAAGAGATTTTAATGCTGATATTAGTGGTTGGGATATGAGTAGTGTTACTAATATGACTTATATGTTTTATTGGGCTAATAGTTTTAATCAGACTTTATCTTCTTGGGATACAAGTTCAGTAACTGATATGAGTGGTTTATTTAATGCTGCATCAAGTTTTAATAATAATGTTAGTGGTTGGGATGTTAGTTCTGTGACTAATATGTATAGAACATTTTATTTGGCAACTAAATTTAATGGTAATGTTAGTAATTGGGATGTTAGTTCTGTGACTAATATGGGAGATATGTTTAATGGAGGTGATATATTTAATCAATCTTTAAATTCTTGGGATGTTAGTAGTGTAAAAGATATGAATAATATGTTTAGAAATACGGATGTATTTAATCAGAATCTGAGTGAGTGGAATGTTAGTTCTGTTGTTAATATGAATGGAATATTTGGTTATTCGCTTATTTTTAATGGTAGTATTAGTAGTTGGGATGTTAGTAGTGTAGATAGTATGTATGGGATGTTTCAAGGTACAACTACATTTAATCAAGATTTATCTTCTTGGAATGTTAGTAGTGTTACTACTATGCACAGCATATTTAATAATGCTATTGTTTTTAATCAAGATTTATCTTTATGGGATGTTAGTTCTGTATCAATATATACAAATTATGACACTGGTGCTAATGCATGGCTTGTTGGGAATAAACCAGTTTTCTCATAA
- a CDS encoding BspA family leucine-rich repeat surface protein, with amino-acid sequence MPLYDSGTHNFIVDWGDGTNDTITTYNDLDITHDYGTQGIYDVYITGTIEGFRFNGGGDKDKIIDIKNWGPLILGTGQGYYFSGCSNLDISANDALNLTGTYSLYSMFNNAVSFNGNIDNWNVSEVTNMNNLFAGTIIFNQPLNSWNTGSVTDMSSMFYESRDFNGDISSWNTSSVTNMHDMFAGASDFNSDLSSWNVSNVTTMSHIFHMAYDFNSDISSWDVSSVGSMTELFRYAYDFNQDISLWNVSSVTSMASTFGYATSFNQDLSSWDVDQVTSCNSFNISTTSWVLTQPNFTGCTP; translated from the coding sequence TTGCCTTTATATGATAGTGGTACTCATAATTTTATAGTTGATTGGGGTGATGGTACAAATGATACAATAACTACTTATAATGATTTAGATATTACTCATGATTATGGAACTCAAGGAATTTATGATGTTTATATAACTGGAACAATTGAAGGATTTAGATTTAATGGTGGAGGTGACAAAGATAAGATAATAGATATTAAAAATTGGGGTCCATTAATTCTTGGAACTGGTCAAGGATATTATTTTTCTGGTTGTTCTAATTTAGATATTAGTGCAAATGATGCTCTTAATTTAACTGGAACTTATAGTCTATATTCTATGTTTAATAATGCAGTTTCATTTAATGGAAATATTGATAATTGGAATGTAAGTGAAGTTACAAATATGAATAATTTATTTGCAGGTACAATTATTTTTAATCAACCTTTAAATTCTTGGAATACAGGTTCAGTTACAGATATGAGTTCAATGTTTTATGAATCAAGAGACTTTAATGGTGATATAAGTTCATGGAATACTAGTTCAGTTACAAATATGCATGATATGTTTGCAGGAGCTTCAGATTTTAATTCTGATTTAAGTTCTTGGAATGTCAGTAATGTTACAACTATGAGTCATATATTTCACATGGCATATGATTTTAATAGTGATATTAGCTCTTGGGATGTGAGTTCAGTTGGTTCTATGACTGAATTATTTAGGTATGCTTATGATTTTAATCAAGATATAAGTTTATGGAATGTAAGTTCAGTTACATCTATGGCTTCTACATTTGGTTATGCTACTTCTTTCAATCAAGATTTGAGTTCTTGGGATGTTGATCAAGTAACTTCTTGTAATTCATTTAATATTTCTACCACTTCTTGGGTTCTAACTCAACCTAATTTTACTGGCTGTACTCCTTAA
- a CDS encoding FAD-dependent oxidoreductase → MKNYDIVIIGGSAAGLAALRSCARLYPDKSKALIKLDPRTLIPCAIPYVYGELGESAKDLIPNVLIEKCSADMIIGNVVSIDKDNHKLKFENGDEINYGKLVVSTGSTPVVPKINGFDKEGVFYVKKDADVVNNLKDAITKSKNIVVIGGGYIGVEFAEQIKEMSPEKNATIIEGSDKCLSMTFDERYSLEIEDKLKYVGINIVTNKYVDELCGDSNVTSVKLNDGSYIDCDLVIVAIGAKSNVKLAEDSGFEIGKAGGIQVDRFMKVEEDVFGCGDCVENYSFFNHKVSNVKLASVACMEGRLVAENLYNNHFPNPGIIGVYVTKIHDKAYAGAGYTKKAALKDNLDVIEGYAKVVNRHPGSLAGANEIEISLLFNKKNKVLVGAQMSGPLEIGDSINILGVAIENKMTVYDLFFMQPATQPKISPSPVMYHIVEAAENALKNF, encoded by the coding sequence ATGAAAAATTATGATATTGTTATAATAGGTGGAAGTGCTGCAGGATTAGCTGCACTTAGAAGTTGTGCTAGATTGTATCCAGATAAGAGTAAGGCTTTAATAAAATTAGATCCTAGAACATTAATTCCTTGCGCTATACCTTATGTTTATGGTGAGCTTGGTGAATCAGCAAAAGATTTGATTCCTAATGTTTTGATTGAAAAATGTTCTGCAGATATGATTATTGGTAATGTTGTTTCTATAGATAAAGATAATCATAAATTAAAATTTGAAAATGGTGATGAAATTAATTATGGAAAATTAGTTGTGTCAACTGGTTCAACTCCTGTTGTTCCAAAGATTAATGGATTTGATAAAGAGGGTGTTTTTTATGTGAAGAAAGATGCTGATGTTGTTAATAATTTAAAAGATGCTATTACAAAATCTAAGAATATAGTTGTCATTGGTGGTGGTTATATTGGAGTTGAGTTTGCAGAACAGATTAAAGAGATGAGTCCTGAGAAGAATGCTACAATTATTGAGGGTTCAGATAAATGTTTATCTATGACTTTTGATGAGAGGTATAGTTTAGAAATTGAAGATAAATTAAAATATGTTGGTATCAATATTGTGACAAATAAATATGTTGATGAATTATGTGGGGATTCTAATGTAACCTCTGTAAAATTAAACGATGGTTCATATATTGATTGTGATTTAGTTATTGTTGCAATTGGCGCTAAATCAAATGTTAAGTTAGCAGAAGATTCTGGATTTGAAATTGGTAAGGCTGGAGGAATTCAGGTTGATAGATTCATGAAAGTTGAAGAAGATGTCTTTGGATGTGGTGATTGCGTTGAGAATTATTCTTTTTTTAATCATAAGGTTTCCAATGTGAAATTAGCATCTGTTGCATGTATGGAAGGAAGATTGGTTGCAGAGAATTTATACAATAATCATTTCCCAAATCCGGGAATTATTGGAGTTTATGTTACTAAGATTCATGATAAAGCTTATGCTGGTGCAGGATATACAAAGAAGGCAGCATTAAAAGATAATTTAGATGTTATTGAAGGTTATGCTAAGGTTGTGAATAGGCATCCTGGAAGTTTAGCTGGAGCAAATGAAATTGAAATTTCTTTATTATTTAATAAGAAAAATAAAGTTTTAGTTGGTGCACAAATGTCAGGACCTCTTGAAATTGGAGATTCTATTAATATTTTAGGTGTAGCTATTGAAAATAAAATGACAGTTTATGATTTATTTTTCATGCAACCTGCAACACAGCCTAAAATTAGTCCATCTCCTGTGATGTATCATATTGTTGAAGCTGCAGAAAATGCTTTAAAGAATTTTTAA
- a CDS encoding pseudouridine synthase, translated as MEKSRVQKFIALSGLCSRRKAEILIEEKRVKVNNKIIGLGDQCLPTDVIKVDNKIISFDLDNKIYILLNKPKGYVTTRADEFNRDTVFDLINVRDMKSNLFSVGRLDKDTSGLLILTNDGDLTQKIIHPSNRIAKEYVVDLNKILDDKNKERIEAGLKLDDDVQLNPCRIQRLGKKSYIVTIWEGRKRQIRRMFEQRYMKVMKLHRTKIGSLELERLKLGLGEYKFVTKEFLENSVFEK; from the coding sequence GTGGAAAAATCTCGTGTTCAAAAATTTATTGCTCTTTCAGGTTTATGTTCTAGAAGAAAGGCTGAAATATTGATTGAAGAAAAAAGGGTTAAGGTTAATAATAAAATTATTGGACTTGGAGATCAATGCTTACCTACAGATGTTATTAAAGTTGATAATAAGATAATTAGTTTTGATTTAGATAATAAAATATATATTCTTCTAAATAAACCAAAAGGTTATGTTACAACAAGAGCAGATGAGTTTAATCGTGATACTGTTTTTGATTTAATTAATGTTAGAGATATGAAATCTAATCTTTTTTCTGTTGGTAGATTAGATAAGGATACATCGGGACTTTTGATTTTGACAAATGATGGCGATTTAACTCAAAAGATTATTCATCCTTCAAATCGAATAGCTAAAGAATATGTTGTTGATTTAAATAAAATTCTTGATGATAAGAATAAAGAGAGAATTGAAGCAGGATTAAAACTTGATGATGATGTACAACTTAATCCTTGCAGGATTCAAAGATTAGGTAAAAAGAGTTATATTGTAACTATTTGGGAAGGAAGAAAGAGACAGATTCGAAGAATGTTTGAACAAAGATATATGAAAGTTATGAAATTACATAGAACAAAAATTGGAAGTTTAGAATTAGAGAGATTAAAACTTGGATTAGGAGAGTATAAATTTGTAACTAAAGAATTTTTAGAAAATAGTGTGTTTGAAAAATAA
- a CDS encoding LamG domain-containing protein, producing MNKKAIGAVITTSLLIVVAVFAAVGFQKLIQTYFSDLQIDITEKVNNEEIQIKSLIGDILYIKSSYSENISVSKLEIGGITCINNQEIKPGFNELNINECLTNTTTGINQITLFTEDTITKRYGFIDSIPNCYSLSSGLIGLWHFDNNLNDNSGSNNHARDETGVTFNSSSKLGTNAAEFSGSNQHLNISNIDFSSGGSFNAWMKFDDLSTDRVLIGPDVGGKEEFQLWMDNGSPDRFAITIYDGGWQSLYGTTALSIDTWYFVGFIFNGTTAKLYVNGIQEGADLTRNILDNDLGDLWIGETTQALKDMNGLIDELAIYDRALTSSEMSQIYSENNLGKPICDN from the coding sequence ATGAATAAAAAAGCAATTGGAGCAGTCATTACAACATCGTTATTGATTGTTGTAGCAGTTTTTGCAGCTGTTGGTTTTCAAAAGTTGATTCAAACTTATTTCTCAGATTTACAAATCGATATAACTGAAAAAGTTAATAATGAAGAGATTCAGATTAAATCTTTAATAGGAGATATTCTATATATTAAAAGTAGTTATAGTGAAAATATAAGTGTTTCAAAATTAGAGATAGGAGGAATTACTTGTATTAATAATCAAGAAATTAAGCCTGGTTTTAATGAATTAAATATAAATGAATGTTTAACAAATACTACTACAGGTATAAATCAAATAACACTTTTCACAGAAGATACTATTACTAAAAGATATGGATTTATTGATTCAATTCCTAATTGTTATTCTTTATCAAGTGGGTTAATAGGATTATGGCATTTTGATAATAACTTAAACGATAATTCTGGTTCAAATAATCATGCAAGAGATGAAACTGGAGTAACATTTAATTCAAGTTCAAAATTAGGAACAAATGCTGCAGAGTTTTCAGGAAGTAATCAACACCTTAATATTTCAAATATTGATTTCTCATCAGGAGGAAGTTTCAATGCATGGATGAAATTTGATGATTTAAGTACAGATAGAGTATTAATTGGACCTGATGTTGGAGGAAAAGAAGAATTTCAATTATGGATGGACAATGGAAGTCCAGATAGATTTGCAATTACAATTTATGATGGTGGTTGGCAATCTTTATATGGTACAACAGCATTATCAATAGACACATGGTATTTTGTAGGTTTTATTTTTAATGGGACAACTGCAAAACTATATGTTAATGGCATTCAAGAAGGTGCAGATTTAACTAGAAATATTCTAGATAATGACTTAGGAGATTTATGGATAGGAGAAACAACTCAAGCATTAAAAGATATGAATGGATTAATAGATGAATTAGCTATATATGATAGAGCATTAACATCATCTGAAATGTCTCAAATTTATTCTGAAAATAATTTAGGAAAACCTATATGTGATAATTAA
- a CDS encoding DnaJ domain-containing protein codes for MSIVKVKGHEIEVKVTKSGYDRKAVLYANSIVEELKKLNVTRDDVEIKTNILGNKNVPATLEFWSDGHYMRMSYTMTKRFIDNLYIIMELIKLEVNEVLNGKKHISEFYQTFSEDSSRKKIGKELDAAKKALGLNEDERDVDKINQVYKKLARSHHPDLGGDLEEFQKINKAHKLIKKEMGFQ; via the coding sequence ATGAGTATTGTAAAAGTTAAAGGACACGAAATAGAAGTTAAAGTAACAAAATCAGGTTATGATAGAAAGGCAGTATTATATGCAAACAGCATAGTAGAAGAGTTAAAAAAATTAAATGTTACTAGAGATGATGTTGAAATTAAAACAAACATCTTAGGGAATAAAAATGTACCTGCAACTCTTGAATTTTGGTCAGATGGTCATTACATGAGAATGTCATATACAATGACTAAAAGGTTTATTGATAATTTGTATATAATTATGGAATTAATCAAACTTGAAGTAAATGAAGTATTAAATGGTAAAAAACACATAAGTGAATTTTATCAAACATTCTCTGAAGACTCTAGTAGAAAAAAGATTGGTAAAGAATTAGATGCTGCTAAAAAAGCATTAGGTCTAAATGAAGATGAAAGAGATGTTGACAAAATTAATCAAGTTTACAAAAAATTAGCAAGATCACATCATCCTGATTTAGGAGGAGATTTAGAAGAATTTCAAAAAATCAATAAAGCACACAAACTAATTAAAAAGGAGATGGGTTTCCAATAA
- a CDS encoding PD-(D/E)XK nuclease family protein, which produces MKLKLENSHERDSSIIFDEKPHIYYINKKPYDISVTGFVHNFFPKFDADKIIDKMMNSNNWENSKYYGMTKEEIIEEWEDNRNLAAHQGTIMHKDIELHYNDEKVSNNSSEFTQFLEFTKEHLELKPYRTEWEIFDEDLMLAGSIDMLFEAKDGTLIIYDWKRSKDIKEDNRWDSGYYPLSHLPHANYWHYSLQLNIYKKILENKYNKKISEMNLLWLHPINDSYVKLKVSDLTNEVESMFEERKKYLKNI; this is translated from the coding sequence ATGAAACTAAAATTAGAAAATTCTCATGAGCGAGATTCTTCAATAATATTTGATGAAAAACCTCATATTTACTACATAAACAAGAAACCCTATGATATCTCAGTTACAGGATTTGTTCATAATTTTTTTCCAAAATTTGATGCAGATAAAATAATTGATAAAATGATGAATTCAAACAATTGGGAAAACTCGAAATACTACGGAATGACAAAAGAAGAAATAATTGAAGAATGGGAAGACAATAGAAATCTAGCAGCACATCAAGGAACAATAATGCACAAAGATATAGAATTACACTATAACGATGAAAAAGTGTCAAATAACTCTTCAGAATTCACCCAATTCCTAGAATTCACCAAAGAACACCTTGAACTAAAACCATATAGAACTGAATGGGAAATATTTGATGAAGACCTAATGCTTGCAGGTTCAATTGATATGCTCTTTGAAGCTAAAGATGGTACATTAATTATATATGATTGGAAAAGATCAAAAGATATAAAAGAAGATAATAGATGGGATTCAGGATACTATCCATTATCACACCTTCCTCACGCAAACTATTGGCACTATTCTTTGCAACTAAATATCTATAAAAAAATATTAGAGAACAAATATAATAAGAAAATATCAGAAATGAATTTATTATGGTTACATCCAATTAATGATTCTTATGTCAAATTAAAAGTAAGCGATTTAACAAATGAAGTTGAATCAATGTTTGAAGAAAGGAAAAAATATTTGAAAAATATTTAA
- a CDS encoding prohibitin family protein produces MKNLSKIIQNIFKSGMILVIMLVIVIAFLGVNVISDGFVGVKKTLGNFEDDELGTGVHILIPLLSTIETVDIRKTTISESVEVPSKEGLIINLELSVIYRIKADRASDIVQTVRGDIKDTLLIPYMRNGIRDIASGYEASAFYSQDTREIIGNKLQDKLIEVLDEDLIIEDVLLRKVSLPDRVTQAIEDKLDAEQKSQKKEFELVSAKKDAEIEVARAKGVAEANKIIAESISEGYLQYRFIEGLNDGNTEVIYVPTEANLPILEARDK; encoded by the coding sequence ATGAAAAATTTAAGTAAAATTATTCAAAATATTTTCAAGTCTGGAATGATATTAGTTATTATGTTAGTAATAGTTATAGCATTCTTAGGAGTTAATGTAATCTCTGATGGTTTTGTTGGTGTTAAAAAAACATTGGGAAACTTTGAAGATGATGAGTTAGGAACTGGAGTTCATATTCTTATCCCATTATTAAGTACTATTGAGACTGTAGATATTAGAAAGACCACTATTAGTGAGTCTGTTGAAGTTCCATCAAAGGAAGGATTAATTATTAATCTTGAACTTAGTGTTATTTATAGAATTAAAGCTGATAGAGCAAGTGATATTGTTCAAACAGTTAGAGGAGATATTAAAGATACTTTACTTATTCCATATATGAGAAATGGTATTAGAGATATTGCTAGTGGTTATGAAGCAAGTGCTTTCTATTCACAAGATACAAGAGAGATTATTGGGAACAAACTACAAGATAAATTGATTGAGGTTTTAGATGAAGATTTAATTATTGAAGATGTTCTTTTAAGAAAAGTAAGTTTACCTGATAGAGTTACTCAAGCAATTGAAGATAAATTAGATGCAGAACAAAAATCTCAGAAGAAAGAATTTGAATTAGTGTCTGCTAAGAAAGATGCAGAAATTGAAGTTGCAAGAGCAAAAGGAGTTGCTGAAGCTAATAAAATTATTGCAGAGAGTATTAGTGAGGGTTATTTGCAATATAGATTTATTGAAGGTTTAAATGATGGAAATACTGAAGTTATTTATGTGCCTACTGAAGCAAATTTGCCTATTTTAGAAGCAAGAGATAAATAA
- a CDS encoding DEAD/DEAH box helicase, protein MLFTEMKLIEPIQKALVKSGYTTATPIQAQAIPQILEGKDLFGIAQTGTGKTAAFTLPILQLMFNTTKKYKSTRTLILTPTRELAAQIGDSIKEYGSFTNFRHTVIFGGVAQGPQEQALRRGADIIIATPGRLLDLMQQRLVDFKMIEYFILDEADRMLDMGFINDIKKVIAKLPKQRQSLFFSATMSPTISQLAKNFLINPSRVEVTPQATTIEKIDQGLYFVDKDNKDKLLLDTIKNNKIRSVIVFTRTKHKANKIVAYLAKNNIKAAAIHGNKSQAQRTNALDSFKAGKITALIATDIVARGIDIDNVSHVINYELPVDIESYVHRIGRTARAGNEGIAYSFCCAEERNFLREIESLIKQKIPIVKHDKHSDIAQNAKGAAARPVPKVKQQRKTRPLNKKINIGEEKKKFLNSDPKKKKFSNNKTNNNNK, encoded by the coding sequence ATGTTATTTACTGAAATGAAATTAATTGAGCCAATTCAAAAGGCTCTAGTCAAAAGCGGTTACACAACTGCAACACCTATTCAAGCACAAGCCATACCTCAAATACTAGAAGGTAAAGATTTATTTGGAATTGCGCAAACTGGAACTGGAAAAACTGCAGCATTTACTTTACCAATTCTACAATTAATGTTTAATACAACCAAAAAATACAAATCAACAAGAACTCTAATACTAACTCCAACAAGAGAACTTGCAGCACAAATCGGAGATAGTATTAAAGAATATGGATCTTTTACCAATTTTAGACATACTGTAATCTTTGGAGGAGTAGCACAAGGACCTCAAGAACAAGCTCTAAGAAGAGGAGCAGATATAATAATTGCAACCCCTGGAAGACTTCTTGATTTAATGCAACAAAGATTAGTTGACTTTAAAATGATTGAATATTTCATTTTAGATGAAGCCGATAGAATGCTTGATATGGGTTTCATTAATGATATAAAAAAAGTAATTGCAAAATTACCTAAGCAAAGACAATCTCTTTTCTTTTCTGCAACAATGTCTCCAACAATATCTCAACTTGCAAAAAATTTTTTAATAAATCCTTCAAGAGTAGAAGTAACACCTCAAGCAACAACTATTGAAAAAATTGATCAAGGATTATATTTTGTTGATAAAGATAATAAAGACAAACTATTACTAGACACAATAAAAAATAATAAAATTAGATCAGTAATTGTATTTACTAGAACTAAACACAAAGCAAATAAAATTGTAGCTTATCTTGCTAAAAATAATATTAAAGCTGCAGCAATACACGGAAATAAATCACAAGCTCAAAGAACAAATGCATTAGATAGTTTTAAAGCAGGAAAGATTACAGCTCTAATTGCAACAGATATCGTAGCAAGAGGAATTGATATCGATAATGTCTCTCATGTAATTAACTATGAACTACCAGTTGATATTGAAAGTTATGTTCATAGAATTGGAAGAACTGCAAGAGCAGGTAATGAAGGAATTGCATACTCATTTTGTTGCGCAGAAGAAAGAAATTTCTTAAGAGAGATTGAAAGTTTAATAAAACAGAAAATCCCTATTGTAAAACATGATAAACACAGTGATATAGCTCAAAATGCAAAAGGGGCTGCAGCAAGACCTGTTCCAAAAGTAAAACAACAAAGAAAGACTAGACCATTAAATAAAAAAATTAACATTGGAGAAGAAAAAAAGAAATTCCTAAATTCAGACCCTAAAAAGAAGAAATTTAGTAATAACAAAACAAATAATAATAATAAATAA